Within Chitinophagaceae bacterium, the genomic segment CATTTTTGCATTGAGCCCCAGTTCGGCAGCCATAGTTGCAGACAGGTGCGCCACTTCTCTGGAGTGTTGTAATAAATTTTGACCGTAAGAAGAGCGAAAGCGCATTCTTCCCACTATTCTGACCAATTCCGGATGGAGACCATGTATACCTAAATCAATCACGGTACGCTCACCGATTTCAACCACCTGCTCTTCCATTTGCTTAATGGTTTTGGCCACCACCTCTTCAATTCTTGCCGGGTGAATTCTTCCATCCTGCACCAAACGTTGTAAAGACAAACGCGCCACTTCTCTTCTCACCGGATCATAACCTGAAATAATAATTGCCTCGGGGGTGTCATCTACAATAATCTCTACACCGGTAGCTGCTTCCAAAGCACGGATATTTCTTCCTTCACGACCAATTATCTGACCTTTTATATCATCAGACTCTAAATTAAAGACGGAAACGGTATTTTCAATCGTATGTTCGGCAGCGGTACGCTGAATGGTTTGTATCACCACTTTTTTCGCTTCTTTATTCGCTTTCAGTTTTGCCTCATCCATTATCTCTTTTACCTGAGCCATAGATGCGGTTTCTGCTTCTTTTTTCAATGAGCTGATTAACTCTTCTCTGGCCTCATCAGCAGATAGTTTGGCTATATTTTCTAATTTTTTAACATGCTCCTGATGAGATTTTTCCAGCTCATTCTTTTTCATTTCAACGATTTCTAACTGCCGATTCAAATTTGACTTTATGTTGTCAACTTCGGAGCGGTCTCTGGAATTTTGTTCCACTTGTTGCGACAGTGACTGTTCTCTTTTTTTAATCCTCATTTCCCTGTCTTCTACTTTCTTAACCCGCTGATTGAGTTCGTCTTCTCTCTCGGCTTTCATTTGAAGGTATTTTTCCTTGGCCTCCAGCATTTTTTCTTTTTTGAGACGCTCACCC encodes:
- the rny gene encoding ribonuclease Y gives rise to the protein METNILFIIIAVIAGGVAGVIVGKLITAPKANKLKEEAEKEAQKIMREAEKEGERLKKEKMLEAKEKYLQMKAEREDELNQRVKKVEDREMRIKKREQSLSQQVEQNSRDRSEVDNIKSNLNRQLEIVEMKKNELEKSHQEHVKKLENIAKLSADEAREELISSLKKEAETASMAQVKEIMDEAKLKANKEAKKVVIQTIQRTAAEHTIENTVSVFNLESDDIKGQIIGREGRNIRALEAATGVEIIVDDTPEAIIISGYDPVRREVARLSLQRLVQDGRIHPARIEEVVAKTIKQMEEQVVEIGERTVIDLGIHGLHPELVRIVGRMRFRSSYGQNLLQHSREVAHLSATMAAELGLNAKMAKRAGLLHDIGKVPEEESELSHALLGMKICEKYGEHPAICNAVGAHHDEVEMKYVLSPITQICDAISGARPGARRETMQNYLKRIKELETLPLSYDGVDKAFAIQAGRELRVIVESEKITDKQADELAFDISQKIQDEMTYPGQVKVTVIREKRAVAVAR